In Microbacterium sp. No. 7, the genomic window ACTGCGCGAACGCAAGCGTCGGGCGACCCGTGACGCGATCGAGCGCCACGCCCTCGAGTTGGTGATCACGCACGGCTACGACAACGTCACCGTCGAGATGATCTGCGACGCGGCGATGATCTCACAGCGGACGTTCTTCAACTATGCCGGGTCTAAGGAGCGGGCAGTGCTCGGCATCGAGCCTCCCCTGCCCAGCCCGCAGCAGCAAGACGAGTACGTCACGGGACTCGGCGGATCTCCGCTACGAGACCTGCTCGCAACGATGGTTGCCGCTTTCGCCGGGGCAGGTCCCGACCATGCCGATCTCACACGTAAGCGCCAGCAGGTCATGATGCAGAACCCCGCGCTCGCTCTCGGTGAGTTCGCGCGCATGCAGGATGCTCAACAGGTGGTCGTCGCGCTGATCCGACGGCGACTGCAGGCGGATCGACCGGGCGCCGATCCGTCGGACACCGAAGCCGACGCGGCGATGACGTTCTCGCTCGCGTTCGGCATCATGCACAACCTCGCCCACAACTGGATCGGCAAGGTCGATGAACTCTCCCGCCCCGATCAGCTCGTCGACGACGCGCTGGCCCGCGCCGCACGGGCTCTGACTGCGAGACCGGCGGAATGAAGAGACGCCATCCTCATCCGACCGGGACTGCGAACGCGGCGAGCGCGGCGACGACAGCAATTCCCAGCGCTAGGCCCGTGATCTGAAGCGCCTTGCGCTGATCCTTCCGGCGGAACTCCGCGTCCTGCACCGACTCTACTGATCCGAGCGCCCCGAAGTTATAGAGCCCGCGGCTCGCGAAGCCGACGCAGAAGTGGAACGCAGCTTGCAGGAACCCTTGCGCCGACAGGAAGACGGGTAGCGCCACGAGGAGACGCCACGGCGCGGCCCAGCCGAACGCGAATGCGAGGACGAGGAAGACCAGCGC contains:
- a CDS encoding TetR/AcrR family transcriptional regulator, with product MSETSGEGLRERKRRATRDAIERHALELVITHGYDNVTVEMICDAAMISQRTFFNYAGSKERAVLGIEPPLPSPQQQDEYVTGLGGSPLRDLLATMVAAFAGAGPDHADLTRKRQQVMMQNPALALGEFARMQDAQQVVVALIRRRLQADRPGADPSDTEADAAMTFSLAFGIMHNLAHNWIGKVDELSRPDQLVDDALARAARALTARPAE